GCGCCGGTGCAGCGGGCACCCGCCGCAGGCAGGGCGGCGCCGGGTGCACAGCGTGGCGCCCAGGTCCATCATCGCCTGGGTATAGTCCGCCAGGCGATGATGCGGCGTATAGTGCTCGGCCAGCTCCCAGAGCCGGTTCTCCACCGCTTTCTGGCCGGGCCAGCCGGCCACGGCGTGCAGGCGGGTCAGTACCCGTTTCACGTTGCCATCCAGGATGGGGGCACGCACCCCTCGGCTTTGCGCCAGGATGGCGCCGGCGGTGGAGCGGCCAATACCGGGCAGGGAAGCCACTTCCTCCACGGTGTCCGGGAATTCGCCATCATGGTCACCGACCAGTTGCCGGGCCGCCTTGTGCAGATTGCGGGCACGGGCGTAGTAGCCAAGCCCGGTCCACAGGTGCAGCACCTGATCCACCTCGGCGGCGGCCAGGCGATGCACGTCCGGGAAAACCTCCATGAAGCGCTGGAAGTAATCGATGACGGTGATCACCTGGGTCTGCTGCAGCATGATTTCCGACACCCACACCCGGTAGGGCGTGCGTGGATGCTGCCAGGGCAGGTCCTTGCGCCCGTGCTGGTCGTACCAGGCCAGCACGGCGTCACTGAAAGCGGTGGTCGTGGTACTCAGTTGAACAGCCCCTTGAGCTTGTCACCCAGTTTTTCGTTGAGTTTGTCGCGCTGCTTCTCGATTTCCTCCCGGGCTTTCTGCCCGGCGGCGTTTTTCAGCACTTCCTCGGTGGTGTCGCCTTCGGCGTCGATGCCGAGTTTGTCTTTCAGTTTACCCTTGGCGGCGTTGGTGGCCGCCTGCTGGGCGATCTTGCGGAAACCGTCCCGGTCCGGGCCGCACCATTTGGCCGGACTGCTCTCCAGGCTGCCCTGGCAGCGCAGCGGCCAGGTGGCGTCGCCGAGGTATTTGCCGCCGTCCAGCTCCGGCGACTTCATGCCGATGTGCAGATCAAATTGTTGGGTCAGCACGTTGAACCAGCCGTTACCGGAGAGACTGCCTTTTTCCAGTGTGGCGTCCAGGCTTTCGAGGTAGGCGACCTGCTTGTCCAGGCGGGTTTGGCTGGTCAGGTCGATGATCTTGGTGTCCTCGGAAAGCACCGAGGGCAGCTTGCCGGATTGCTGGTCGGGAATCAGTGCGGTCAGCCCCTTGAGCCCGCCCAGGGTATCGTTGATGCCGCCCACCAGGGTGTTGTACAGATTCAGGCCGCGCACGGTACCGTCGGCCAGTCCCAGGTTCAAGTTGCCCTTGGCGGATTCCACCAGTGCCTTCTGGCTGTTGCCGCTGGCGTTGAAGTCGCCGTCCATGCTGAACAGGCCGGTGGCCAGATCGTCCTTCATGGCCATCTTGGCGATGGGCTGGATCTGCATGCGATTCACCTTGGTGCGCGCGCTGATCCGCGGGGTCTTGCCGGCCACGTTGAGGGTGCCGCTGGCGCTGAAATCCCCGTTCAGGGTCTTGCCGCTGGCCTGGGTCAGCTTCAACACACCATTGGCGGCGGACACGGCAAAGCTCAGATCGCTGGCCTCGATCTGTTCGAAAGTCAGATGGCCAATGCGGAACTTGCCGTCCAGCAGCAACGGACGCAGGCTCTCCACCGGAATCAGTTCGGCCTCGGTGAGGTTGGCGGTACCGCCGCTCTTGCCGGCGTCGCCGCCGGTGGCGGCCGGTTTGTCCTCGGAGGAGGGGCTTTCCGGCGGCAGGTATTGATCCAGCACGATCTTGTCCATGGTCAGATCGAAGACGATCTTGCCGCTTTCCAGGTTCTGCAGCCCGGCACTGCCATTAATGGTGCTGTTATCAAGGGTAAGGGTGAGGGGCTTGGCGATGACGCTGTTGGCTGGGCCGGACAGGGTGGCGCTCATCGCCACTTTGTTGAGGGCGCTGTCGCCGCGGGTCTCGATGGCCGGCTCGCCCAGCGTCTTCAATACCGTGTTGAGGTTGAACGGCTCGGTATCGAGTTTGCCGGCCACGACCATGTCGCCGGTGAGTCCGGTGATCCGCGCTTCGCCGGTGGTGCGCGTGCCGGCGGCCTGCAGCACCAGGTTGGTGAGGTTGGCGCTATCCTCATCCAGGTTCACGTCCAGCGCCTGTTCCAGATGCACATCCACGGGTTGGGCGGTGGCGCCGGCGATATTGGCGTCCAGCATCATCGGATTCAACACGAAGTGGTTGGCATCCAGGTTGGCGGCCAGGGTGGTTTTCAGGTTCAGGTCCACGCGCATGTCGCTCTGGTCCTGATAGCGCAGCGACATCTCCAGCGGGAACGGCTGATCCAGGCTGACATCGCGGGCATTGAAGTTGAAATGCTCGACGCGGATATCGGTGCCGTCGGTGGCGTTGCGATAGCTGATGCGGCCGTTGGTGATATCCACCGAGGGAATGGTCAGGGGAATATCGAGGGTGCTGCCTTCCTCGCCGCCGTCGGCGGTTTGCTGTTCCTCTTCGGTCTGATCCTGGCTGGTGTCGTCCTGGGGACCAATCCTTTCCCAGTTGCCGCCTTGTTGATCTTCGCGCAGATTCACTTCCAGGCCGTCGATCAGCACGCCATCCATTTCCACCTGGCCAAGCAGCAGGGGCCACACGGCGACGCTGACGCTGGCGTTGTCGAGGGCGGCGAACAGCTCTTCCTCATCGGCGATGCGGGCTTCGGTGCGGCCCAGGCTGACGCCCAGGGAGGGCCAGAACTGCCAGGAGAGGTCGCCGGGAATGGAGAGGTCCAGGTTGGCGTTCTTGCGTGCCTGCTCCTCGATCTGTGGCTTGAAATCGTTGGGGTCGATCACCTGGGTGACGACGAAGATCGCCGCGGCCAGCAATACCACGATGGCCACGATTACGATGACAATGATCTTGATTGCACGTCCCATGACGGTGCTCTCCTTGCGCCCGGGCCCTCGGGCCCCGATGATAACGAGTTGGTATAATCGTAACGAAGCTCTGGCCCGTTCGACACCATGATAACGATGATAACCTTTTGAGCCCGGGCCGTGGTGCTTGTGTCGCCGCGGCGTAAAGATCGCGAACTGGCTCTTATGACCATTTGGGGAACGACGATTGGTAAAGTTCCGTAACTTCCTGCTGTTTCTGGGGCTGGCCCTATGTGCCGCGCGGCTTTGGGCGGCGCCGGTGGTGGTGCCGGACGGCCACCAGAGTCAGGTGGCGGTGGCGAAATCCATGGACGTGCTGGTGGATCCGGAGGGGCGGTGGGATTTGCCTCAGGTGCGCGAGGATTTTTCCAGCCGCTTTACCGTCAACACGGCGGAGGAGCCCAATTTCGGTTTTACCAGCAGCGTGATCTGGCTGCGATTCACGCTCGACACCAGCAAAGTGATGAACCAGAGCTGGTATCTGGTGGAGCGTTATCCGATTCTCGACCACATCACGCTGTATGCACCGCGCCCGGATGGCGGTTACGACGAAGTGGCGATGGGGGATACGCTGCCGTTCCACATGCGGATGATGAATCATCGGGCCTTTATTTTCCCCCTGGACACCGACAGACCCGGGCCGCGCACCTTTTATGTGAAAGTCAGCGGCAAAGGGGCGATCAACCTGTCGCCGGTACTCTACAACAGCACCGGGCTGGTGGAATACACCTACCGGGATACCCTGTTGTACGGGGTGTTCTATGGGTGTTTGCTGATCATGGTGATCTACAACGCCCTGTTGGCATTGTCGCTGCGGGAACCGGTGTATCTGTATTTCGTCGCTTTCCTGGTGGGGATGGTGATCTTCATCCTCAACATCAACGGCTTCGGCTTGCAGTTTGTGTGGCCACTGTGGCCCAAGCTCAATGAGTATTACTGGCTCGGCATTTACATCAGTTGTCCGGCACTGGCCATGTACTCCCGCTCTTTCCTGGAATTGCGCGTGCGCTTTCCGCGCTATGACCGGGTATTGCGGCACTACCTGATCGGCGCGTTCGTGCTGCTGGCGGTGCAACTGATGATCGTGCCGCCCTGGTCCTACTATCTGTCCACGGCCCTGGTGGGGGTCACCGTAGTGCTGTTCAGCTGGCTTGGCTGGATGGTTCTGTCCCAGGGGTATCGGGCGGCACGTTTGTACGTGCTGGCCTGGTGGGTCTTCATGCTGCTGGTGTTCATTTTTATCCTCGGTATCGTCGGCTGGCTTCCCTACACCTCGTTCATCACCATCCTGCCGCATCTGGCCACGTTGTGGGTGGTGGTGATGCTGTCACTGGCCCTGGGGGACCGCATTCGTTTCCTGGAACGTGAGCGCAACAGTTTGTTCGAGGAGTCCCGCCGCAACCTGGAACGCCATGTGGCGGAAATGGAGCGCGTGAACCGGGACAAGTCCACCTTCCTGCAATATGTCAGCCACGAATTGAACACCCCGATCAACTGGCTCGGTGCGGCGGATACCCTGAGCGACGATGATGATCGCCGGGATACCTGGAATCTGGTGCGCAAAGGGCAGCAACGTCTGATGGGGATGGTGAGTACGTCGTTGCGTTATTTCGATCTGTCGGATCGGGAGAGCCCCACGCTGATCACCGTGTGCGATCCCTACTGGTTGGTGGAGGCGCTTACCACCAGCCGTTGCGAGTGCCTGGAGCAGAGTGGCCTGAAGGTGCAGAACCGGGTGTCGGAACGGCTGCGGGTGCGTGCCAACGAGAGTGAGCTTCAGGAGGTGCTGGCCATGGCGTTGGATAACGCCATCCGTTTCAGCCCCGCTGGAGAAATCATCGATGTCAGCAGTCAGCGTCTGGACGGGGTGGGCGAAATCCGCATGCGGGATAATGGCCGTGGTGTCGGCACGGATCAGTTGGAGAGTCTGTTCGAGCCGTTCTTCATCATGGGCTCACGCCATCACGAGGATGGGTTCGGCCTGTCTCTGGCGATGGCGCGGGTGATGATCGAGCAGAGCGGCGGGCGGATCTGGGCGGAAAGCGCCGGCGAAGGGCAGGGCTTTACCCTGGTGATCCGCTTGCCGCTGGCGGAATAGGGGGCGTGAAGCCCCCTAGCGCAGTGTCCCCATCGCCTGCCCCATGCGTACCGGGCTTTCGGCGGCCAGGGCGGCATCGAATTCCGCGTGGCCACGGGCGAACAGCACGATGGCGGTGGAGCCGAGCAGGAAGCGGCCCAGTTCCTCGCCCCGTTGCAGCGTGACCGGTTGCCGGTTCCGATAGTCGCTGTGTGTCACGTGGCGAGGCAGCGGCGTGACCTGGCCGGAGAACACCGTCTCGATACCGGCGACGATCATGGCCCCCACCAGGATCACCGCCATCGGCCCCTGTTCGGTATCGAAAACGCACACCAGCCGTTCGTTGCGGGCGAACAGGCCGGGCACCCGTTCGGTGGTGGCCTGATTCACCGAGAACAGCCGGCCCGGCACGTAGCGCGTTTCCCGCAGGGTGCCGGTGGCGGGCATATGCACCCGGTGATAATCCTTTGGTGACAGATAAACGGTGGCGAACTGGCCGCCGAGGAATTCCGTGGCCAGATCGTGGTCGCCGCCGAGCAGTTCGAACAGGCTGTAGTTATGGCCCTTGGCCTGGAAAATCCGGTCGCCTTCAATGGCGCCAAGCTGGCTGACAGTGCCGTCGGCCGGGCAGGCGATGGCATCGGCCTGTTCCGGCAGCGGCCGGGCGCCTTCGCGCAGGGCGCGGGTGAAAAACGCGTTGAAATGGGGGAATCGCCCGGCTTCGGTGATCTCCGCTTCGGACAGATCCACTTGAAAGCGGCGGATGAACAGACCAATGAAGGTGTCCTTCACCCAGGGTGTTTCGCTACGGGCCAGAATACCCACCAATCGCGACAGGGCATGGTGGGGCAGCAGATATTGCAGAGCGACGAACAGACGTTGCCATAAGTCCTTCAAGGGCACCTCGAAATGCGGCTGGTTGTTATTCGGATTTTTCGAACGGGGTATCGGGGTGGTTGCCCCATTCCGCCCAGGAACCGGCATAACCGGCGATATGAGGGAAACCCAGCAGTTTGCCCACCAGCCAGGTGAAGCTGGAGCGATGGTGGGTCTGGCAGTGGGTGATCACTTTGCGGTCGGCGGTGATGCCCAGCTCGGCCAGTTCCTGATGCAGGGTATCCAGATCACGCACTCGCAGGTGGTCGTTCTTGTCCATGGCATCGGTCCACTCATAGTGCACCGCGCCGGGAATGTGGCCGCCTTTCTGGGCGAAGGCACGGATGCCGGCGTACTCCTCCTCGGAGCGGGCATCCCAGATCACCACATCCGGGTTCTGGTATTCGGCCAGCACCGTCTCCAGGTCCACGTTGACGCCGGCCTTGTGCAGGCTGACCTCATAATCGCCGGGCGTGGGGGTATGCGGTTCGCTGCTGGTGGGCAGGTCCGCCGCCAGCCAGGCGTGGATGCCGCCATTGAGGTAGGTGTAGTGGGCATGGCCGATGTAATCCAGGGTCCACAACAGCCGCCCGGCCCAGCCGCCGCCTTCATCGTCATAGGCGACCACCTGGGTGTCCGGGGTCAGCCCCAGCTCGGAGAACAGGTCGGAAAGGGTATCGTCATCGGGCAGCAGGCCGGGGGCCGGCTGAGTGCCTGTCTGCAGGCGTTTGAAATCCAGGTGAACGGCGCCGGGCACATGGGCCTGGGCGTAAACCTGTTCCTTGCTCAGATCAACGATCAGCAGGTTGGCGTCATCAAGATGATTGGCCAGTTCGGCGGGTTCCAGCAACAGGGGCAGGGACATAAGTCAATCAAACGGTCGTGGGTCGGGAATTTGGAGGGTGTGAATAAAATTTCACCGCCTCGTGCATGGAATCATTGTCCAATATCCGCCGGGCTTTATCCAGGTGGGATCCAGGCGGGACAGTCCCGATGGCGGCGGCGCGAATCACTCAGTACCGTGCGCGGGCCTCATCGTCCAGGGTGTCGGCGATCTGGAAGTAGTTGTTCAGGCGCTCGTGTATAAACGCATCGTCCTGGGCGGCTTCCAGCAGAGCGCAGCCCGGTTCATGCCGGTGGGTACAGTTACGGAAGCGGCAATGGCCGGCCCGTTCGGACAACTCCCGATAACCGTGCAGCAACTCCTGCTCATCGATGTGCCAGAGACCGAATTCGCGAATTCCCGGGGAGTCGATCAGGTGGCCGCCTTCGGGAAAATGGAACAAGCGCGCGGTGGTGGTGGTGTGCTGGCCCAGCCCTGACATCTCCGAAATTTCGCCCACGGGCAGTTCCGCTTCCGGCAGGATGGCGTTCACCAGAGAGGATTTGCCAACCCCGGATTGGCCGACGAAGACGCTGGTGGCGTCCGCCAGGGCGGCGCGCAAGGAGGCCAACTGGTGACCGTCGCCATGGGCGGACAGGGTGATGACCTGATAGCCAAGGTGCCGATAAAGCGCGCAGATGTGCTCGGCGTGATCGCGATTGCCATCGTCCAGCAAATCGGTCTTGTTCAGCACCAGCACCGGCTCGATGCCGGACAGTTCCGCCGCCACCAGGTAGCGGTCGAGCAGGGCGCTGGAAGGCGCCGGGCGCGGAGCGAACACCACCAGGAGACGATCCACATTGGCGGCCACGGGCTTCAAGTTGCCGTAATTGTCCGGACGTTTCAGAACCGAGTGGCGCGGCTCCACGGCCGTGACCACGCCGGTGCCTTCGCTGTGCGGCGGATGCCAGAGCACCCGGTCGCCGACCACCAGTTGTTCCAGATTGGCGCGGAAATGGCAGCGGGTCCGGGTACCGTCCCGGGCCTCCACCAATACCTGGCCACCGAAATGGGCGGTCACCGTACCCCACTGTTCCTCGCCGAGGGTGGTGGCCACGGGCTGATCTTTTTCCGCTTTGCGCTGCATGCGATCGCGGCGCTCGGCCTGGATCTTTTCGATGCGCCAGCGTTGTCGCCGGTTGAGATTGCGTTTCGCCATGCGTTCGCGAGGGGTCGGTTAAGGTGGCGCCATTATGGCACGGTTGGGGCTCCGGCTCTGCTACCATGACGTCAAATTCATTACCGCACGGGGCCCGTGAGATGCCATCGAAAGACAACCTGATCTGGATCGACCTGGAAATGACCGGTTTGAGCCCCGAACAGGATCGCATCATTGAAATCGCCACCATCGTCACCGACGCCAATCTGCAGGTGCTGGCGGAGGGACCGGTGCTGGCGGTGCATCAGAGCGACCAGCGTTTGGCGGCCATGGACGAATGGAATACCCGCCACCACGGCAACTCCGGGTTGACCGACCGGGTACGCGCCAGCCGTGTGGACGAGGCGGAAGCGGAGCGGCAGACCCTGCTGTTTCTCGCGCAATACGTGGACGAGAAGATGTCACCGATGTGTGGCAACAGCATCTGCCAGGACCGCCGATTCCTGGCCCGCTACATGCCGACCCTGGAAGCGTTCTTCCACTACCGCAATCTGGATGTCTCCACCTTGAAGGAACTGGCCGCGCGCTGGAAGCCGCAAATCCTGTCCGGCGTCAAAAAAGAGAACAAGCACCTGGCGCTGGACGACATCCGCGAATCGATCGCCGAACTGGCCTACTACCGGGAACATTTCATCCGCGAGTAGCGTCCCTTTGGCGGTGTTCGGACCCTTGCCGCCACCGGGATCGAGAGTCTGTTCAGGCCAGCAGGCGATGCAGGGCCCAGTTCACGTGCTCACGTACCAGTTCGCTGGGATCGTCCCGCCGCGAGCGCAGCGCACCGATGGCCTCCGTGCTGGCCGGGCCATTGCCCAATGCCACCGCCAGATTACGCAACCAGCGCTGATAGCCGGCGCGGCGGATCGGGGAGCCCTCGGTGCAACGCAGAAAAGTGGCTTCGTCCCACAGAAACAGAGTGACCAGATCGCTGTTTTCCAACTGATGCCGTGGCTGGAAGTCGTGTTCGCCGGTGAATTGCGCGAACCGGTTCCAGGGGCACATGAGCTGGCAGTCGTCACAGCCGAAGATGCGGTTGCCGATGCCGGCGCGCAGGGCCTCGGGTATGGAGCCGGGATGCTCGATGGTCAGGTAGGAGATACAGCGACGGGCATCCAACTGGTAGGGAGCGACGATGGCGTCGGTGGGACAGACTGTCATGCAGGCGGAGCATTTGCCGCAGCGGTCTTCCACCGGCTGATCCACTGGCAGTGGCAGATCGGTGTAGATCTCGCCGAGAAAAAACCAACTGCCGGCTTCGCGATTGAGCAGCAGCGTATGCTTGCCCTGCCAGCCCAGTCCGGCTTTGGCGGCCAGCGGCTTTTCCATCACCGGCGCGCTGTCGACAAACGCCCGGGCCAGTTCGCTGTCACTGACTTGTTCGCGGATCCAGCGCGCCAGTGTCGCCAGCCGCTTGCGGACCAGCTTGTGGTAGTCGCGCCCCAGAGCGTAGCGCGACACATAGGCCTTCTCGCCCTGCTTGAGCAGCTTCACCGGCTGGGTGTCCGGTGGCAGATAATTCATGCGCAGGGAGATCACCCGCAGGGTGCCGGGTTCCAGCTCCTGTGGCCTTGAGCGCTTGTGCCCGTGGGCTTCCATCCACTTCATTTCACCGTGGTATCCGGCGTCCAACCAGCGTCTCAGCCTCGTCTCGGCCTCTCCGAGGTCGATATCGGCCACGCCAAGCTGCTGGAAACCCAGCAGCCTGGCCTGTTCGGCCAGTTGTGTTTTGAAATGAGTGAAATCCATGGAGTGATCGAGAACTGTACGTGGTCAACGTATAATGGGCGATGTTCGCGACAGGATAGCAGCGATGACCATGGCACCGTTACCTAATCGACTTTACAGCGCTGCCCAGACCCGGGAGCTGGACCGTCTTGCCATCGAGGGCGGTGTCAGCGGTGCCACTCTGATGGCCCGGGCGGGACAGGCCGCCTTTGACCTGATGCTGCAGCGTTGGCCGGAGGTGCGTGAGCCGGCGATTCTGTGCGGTGCGGGTAACAACGGTGGTGACGGCTATGTGGTGGCGCGCCTGGCCCAGGAAGCCGGGTTGCGGCCCGTGGTCTATCAGTGGCGTCCGCTGGATCAGCTTGGCGGCGACGCTCTGGCCATGGCGGAGGCGGCCCGTGATGCCGGGGTGCCGATGCTGCCATTGAATCTGGACAACCTGCCGCATGCCGCGCCGCTCTTGGTGGATGGCCTGCTGGGAACCGGCATCAGCGGGGTGTTGCGCGAAGACATGCGGGCTTTGCTGCAGGCGCTCGATGCCTTGGGCAAGCCGGTACTGGCTCTGGATGTTCCCTCCGGCTTGTCGGCGGACTCCGGGGCCAGCGCCGGTGCCGTGTTGGGCGCGGATTGCACCATTACCTTCATCGGCGTGAACCGCGGACTGCTCACCGGGGTGGGGCCATGCCACAGCGGCCAGCTGGTGTTCTCCGGCCTCAACGTGGACGAGGCCGTGTACCAGGCCATACCCGACCCGGTTTGGCGGCCTACGCCCTTGGATCTGCGCCGCTGGCTGCCGCGTCGGCGCCGGGACGGCCACAAGGGCCATTACGGTCACGTCCTGGTGATCGGTGGCGATCATGGTTTCGCCGGCGCGCCGTCCATGAGTGCCCAGGCCGCCGCCCGTTGCGGCGCCGGTTTGGTCAGTCTCGCCACCCGCGCCGAAAATCTGACCGCGGTACTGGCCCGGCAGCCGGAAATCATGGTGCGGGCGGTGGAGGACGTGGCCGAGCTGGAGCCGCTGCTGGAACGTGCCACGGTTGTGGCGGTGGGGCCGGGGCTGGGCACTGGCGAGTGGGGGCAAACGTTACTGAAACGGGCACTGATGACGGACCTGCCGCTGGTGCTGGACGCTGATGCCTTGAACTTGCTGGCCGATTGGGGCGTGGACGCCAATGATCACTGGGTATTGACGCCCCATCCCGGTGAGGCCGGACGGCTGTTGGGCAGCGACAGCGCCACTGTGCAACGGGATCGCTTTGCCGCCGTGGAAGCCCTGGCCAGCCGTTACGGCGGTGCCGCCCTGCTCAAGGGGTTGGGTACTCTGGTGCGTGGCGGGGACGGTTGCGCTCTGATCAGCGACGGCAACCCTGGCATGGGCAGTGGCGGCATGGGCGATGTGCTCACCGGCGTCATCGCCGCGTTGCTGGCCCAGGGGGTTCCGCCGTACCAGGCCGCTGCCCTGGGCGCCATGGCGCACGCCCGGGCCGCCGACCGGGCCGCCGCCGAGCACGGCGAGCGCGGGCTGTTGGCCACGGATCTTTTACCGCCGTTACGATGGGAATTGAATGGAAAATAAACCAACCGGATCCCGCTATCTGGCGGACGAGACGGCCACCCTGGCCCTGGGCGCGGAATTGGCCGCCGTGCTCAAATCCGGCCAGTGCGTTTATCTGCTGGGGGACCTGGGGGCGGGCAAGACCACCCTGATGCGCGGGCTGCTGCGGGGGCTGGGTCACCAGGGGGCGGTGAAGAGCCCGACTTATACTCTGGTGGAACCCTATGAACTCAATGGCGTCCATATCTATCATTTTGACTTGTACCGGCTGGCGGATCCCGAGGAGCTGGAATTGATCGGCATCCGGGATTATTTCGACGGCCAAGGGCTGTGTGTGTTGGAATGGCCGCAAAAAGGCGCCGGGGTGATTCCGGCGCCGGATCTCACCGTGACACTGACCGTGCAGCCGCCGGGGCGTAATGCGAATTTGGAGTGGGCATAGCCGAACTATGGGTGTAAATCAGCGTAAGTCCGTCCGGGGAATGATGGCATGGCGTCTGCTCATCAGCATGCTGGGCGGCCTTCTGGCGATGGCGGCACAGGCGGCGGTGAAAGTGGATTCCGTGCGCATGCACCGGGCTCCGGATCATACCCGGGT
This sequence is a window from Alloalcanivorax dieselolei B5. Protein-coding genes within it:
- a CDS encoding bifunctional ADP-dependent NAD(P)H-hydrate dehydratase/NAD(P)H-hydrate epimerase is translated as MTMAPLPNRLYSAAQTRELDRLAIEGGVSGATLMARAGQAAFDLMLQRWPEVREPAILCGAGNNGGDGYVVARLAQEAGLRPVVYQWRPLDQLGGDALAMAEAARDAGVPMLPLNLDNLPHAAPLLVDGLLGTGISGVLREDMRALLQALDALGKPVLALDVPSGLSADSGASAGAVLGADCTITFIGVNRGLLTGVGPCHSGQLVFSGLNVDEAVYQAIPDPVWRPTPLDLRRWLPRRRRDGHKGHYGHVLVIGGDHGFAGAPSMSAQAAARCGAGLVSLATRAENLTAVLARQPEIMVRAVEDVAELEPLLERATVVAVGPGLGTGEWGQTLLKRALMTDLPLVLDADALNLLADWGVDANDHWVLTPHPGEAGRLLGSDSATVQRDRFAAVEALASRYGGAALLKGLGTLVRGGDGCALISDGNPGMGSGGMGDVLTGVIAALLAQGVPPYQAAALGAMAHARAADRAAAEHGERGLLATDLLPPLRWELNGK
- the tsaE gene encoding tRNA (adenosine(37)-N6)-threonylcarbamoyltransferase complex ATPase subunit type 1 TsaE; its protein translation is MENKPTGSRYLADETATLALGAELAAVLKSGQCVYLLGDLGAGKTTLMRGLLRGLGHQGAVKSPTYTLVEPYELNGVHIYHFDLYRLADPEELELIGIRDYFDGQGLCVLEWPQKGAGVIPAPDLTVTLTVQPPGRNANLEWA